In a single window of the Pseudomonas sp. B21-015 genome:
- a CDS encoding histidine phosphatase family protein — protein sequence MEREIILMRHGQPNLAVIDKISSLDMKHWIEQYDLSEIINQLAPEASVEVAATAKVIVSSTAPRALTSVRALGLQPSLVDEIFCEAQLPYGRWTRPRLSPFTWAFILRILWLCGFSGTVESARKAKIRANTAAQQLQSLASEGPVLLLGHGFMNRMIAKRLEAAGWTRHKSNGSRYWSATAYRMNQR from the coding sequence ATGGAAAGGGAAATCATCTTAATGCGTCATGGCCAGCCGAATCTGGCTGTGATTGACAAGATTTCATCACTCGATATGAAACACTGGATCGAACAATACGACCTGTCCGAAATCATCAACCAGCTCGCCCCTGAGGCGAGTGTGGAGGTGGCCGCTACCGCCAAAGTGATCGTGTCGAGTACTGCGCCTCGGGCGTTGACATCCGTTCGGGCATTGGGCCTTCAGCCCAGCCTTGTAGATGAGATCTTCTGCGAGGCGCAGTTGCCCTATGGGCGATGGACACGGCCGCGCCTTTCACCGTTTACGTGGGCATTTATTCTTCGAATCCTATGGTTGTGCGGTTTCTCAGGGACGGTAGAGTCTGCCCGCAAGGCTAAAATACGGGCCAATACGGCCGCTCAACAACTTCAATCGCTTGCCAGCGAAGGGCCGGTTCTCCTGCTCGGTCATGGATTCATGAATCGAATGATCGCCAAGCGGTTGGAGGCTGCCGGATGGACTCGCCATAAAAGCAATGGTAGCCGGTACTGGAGCGCGACGGCCTATCGGATGAATCAGCGTTAA
- a CDS encoding transposase: MTALSRWRVVPIDNNGCENQIRPWALGRS, from the coding sequence ATGACTGCGCTATCTCGATGGCGGGTTGTACCCATTGACAATAATGGGTGCGAGAACCAAATCCGGCCGTGGGCACTTGGGCGGTCTTGA
- a CDS encoding Tc toxin subunit A produces the protein MDDNPLLQSLLGAYGTEQTKAALEKFFKDTLKLTSVFDITRLTEAEFKDRFNTAIQNSPLKDHASSIDTRTLYDNVKCLAAQISHLYREQQTSDANVQHQWHPPGIRAIENQGPTYTNLFKENWNDACKVDSIAAIDSPVAYLRALYLFALQLESSVSESVPEKDNRILLGKRRPDLAKLSIDQQSTFTAQPMLKIVNDILDKSIQAGLESTDDKGKSTYEVLAQTRYPFALPYEFFHHQCLLGLGAKKTALGELNYLVSDNLPVTQSLNTLYGSVLSASSAEAQMLMSGLGPKRQALLTDTANTHLPPEEKNNWKDIYGTASTSDLKKINIFLERTELEAEQMEALLAQGKYAPRTSPHYSLSAPYSQPYGARYVNGSVADNASIMFLDRGERPGEITNATAERLERLHRIIRLQRWLDIPFTELDTLICSVFESQRPLNTSMQLDRHVMRALGVYRYLNRRYSLSAEEFGALLHQMSPYACGDHTALFDQLFNQARLFDTPLILDGRAFKADDSDPVSHTILQHLSACLGLPLTEDSLLRVVKNTEKFLGSLKCDLPTLSSIYRQARIARMFGLSIAESSTLASLLGGESIFRCLASGDSGMRRLRIKASKDVENAELSVRFRLSAQGDAQYSDLLCGSTLRMNTSRFARKDTINEFRVLMTPTQAGDLPFISISQIPTVSANKETTLEEAVIQFKGGTLDELLRRNPVYVQLITTPRNNIDITTTYLTVTLREEEHQGLDAFNLLDVLMQMDWITRWIKESVYDIPKLQQLLEPTTDNDHAPGDLQQHLTKLRAETLQCAVTPQELAALSLPENISWRTTLARTLLDTTGLVKAFASAINDDVPQKLAAELDNVVDALKLDANSGKNLKLQADCKQKLKRLLLLAHDRQQHLIEKFLQETTLLPMNCAKGVLVWAQTSVHQVLVAALQTEEPLNLHKILRPVLRHAEAAVRLQLSNRALRVFLHRPHLLDKQNTALTLTLSSLYLLDRFNHCRVTYQQTEESLLSYLEFANDSASTTPAINDRLAQLLNWTTTEVTVLTARLDLAKARTMKDIDWVMRCHKTCKATGLGAAALLNATALKNDSPATAWKTVGEAVMAASH, from the coding sequence ATGGACGACAATCCCTTACTCCAGTCACTGCTCGGGGCCTACGGCACCGAGCAAACAAAAGCAGCACTTGAAAAGTTTTTTAAAGACACGCTGAAACTCACCTCAGTATTCGACATCACTCGGCTCACCGAAGCCGAATTCAAGGATCGCTTCAATACTGCAATCCAAAACAGCCCGCTCAAAGATCACGCGTCCAGCATTGACACAAGAACGCTCTACGACAACGTCAAATGCCTCGCCGCCCAGATCAGCCACCTGTATCGGGAGCAGCAAACTTCAGACGCAAACGTACAGCACCAGTGGCACCCTCCAGGCATTCGCGCTATCGAGAACCAAGGCCCCACTTACACCAATCTGTTCAAGGAGAACTGGAACGACGCCTGCAAAGTCGATTCGATCGCCGCCATCGACTCACCGGTCGCCTACCTCAGAGCGCTGTACCTGTTTGCCCTGCAACTGGAATCCAGCGTCTCGGAATCGGTGCCTGAAAAAGACAACCGAATCCTGTTGGGCAAACGGCGCCCCGATCTGGCAAAGCTCTCGATTGATCAGCAAAGCACTTTCACTGCGCAACCGATGCTCAAGATTGTCAACGACATTCTGGACAAAAGTATTCAGGCAGGGCTGGAGTCCACTGACGACAAAGGCAAATCGACCTATGAAGTGCTGGCGCAAACGCGCTACCCCTTCGCCCTTCCGTATGAGTTTTTCCACCATCAGTGCCTGTTGGGCCTTGGCGCAAAAAAAACGGCGCTGGGAGAGCTGAACTACCTCGTCAGCGACAATCTTCCCGTCACCCAGAGCCTCAATACGCTCTATGGCAGTGTGCTGAGCGCCTCCTCTGCCGAAGCTCAAATGCTGATGTCCGGGCTTGGCCCAAAACGGCAGGCACTGCTGACAGATACGGCGAACACTCATCTCCCCCCCGAGGAAAAGAACAACTGGAAAGACATCTACGGCACCGCGTCAACTTCCGACCTGAAGAAAATAAACATCTTTCTGGAGCGAACCGAACTTGAAGCCGAACAAATGGAGGCATTGCTGGCGCAAGGCAAATATGCACCACGCACATCGCCTCACTACTCATTGTCGGCGCCTTATTCCCAGCCCTATGGAGCCCGTTACGTAAACGGTTCTGTCGCTGACAACGCCAGCATCATGTTTCTGGACAGAGGCGAAAGGCCCGGGGAAATCACTAACGCGACCGCGGAACGACTCGAACGCTTGCATCGAATCATCCGCCTTCAACGCTGGCTCGATATCCCGTTCACCGAACTGGATACGCTGATCTGCAGCGTTTTTGAATCGCAACGGCCACTCAATACATCGATGCAGCTCGATCGCCATGTCATGCGTGCCCTCGGGGTCTATCGCTATCTGAACCGCCGGTACTCCCTCTCGGCCGAGGAGTTCGGGGCGCTGCTGCACCAGATGTCACCCTATGCCTGCGGCGATCACACCGCCCTGTTCGATCAGCTATTCAACCAGGCCCGGCTGTTCGATACACCCTTGATACTCGATGGTCGCGCCTTCAAGGCGGATGACTCGGATCCTGTCTCGCACACCATTCTCCAGCACTTGAGCGCCTGCCTTGGCCTGCCTTTGACCGAAGACTCGCTCTTGCGAGTCGTCAAAAACACGGAGAAATTCCTTGGCTCGCTCAAGTGTGACTTGCCCACACTCTCATCGATTTATCGGCAGGCACGCATTGCCCGAATGTTCGGCCTTTCGATTGCCGAGAGTTCAACGCTGGCAAGTTTGCTGGGCGGGGAATCCATTTTCAGATGCCTGGCGAGTGGCGACTCAGGTATGCGCCGCCTTCGAATAAAAGCCAGCAAAGACGTTGAAAATGCCGAGCTGAGCGTACGCTTTCGGCTGTCGGCACAAGGTGATGCGCAATATTCTGACCTGCTTTGCGGGTCAACCCTGCGGATGAACACGTCACGGTTCGCCAGGAAAGACACAATCAATGAGTTCCGCGTCCTGATGACCCCGACTCAAGCCGGGGATCTCCCCTTTATCAGCATCAGCCAGATCCCGACCGTTAGCGCAAATAAAGAAACGACTCTGGAAGAGGCTGTCATCCAGTTCAAGGGTGGCACCCTTGATGAACTCCTGCGCCGAAACCCTGTGTATGTTCAGCTGATCACAACACCGCGCAATAACATAGACATAACGACTACCTACCTGACTGTCACCCTGAGAGAAGAGGAACACCAGGGGCTTGATGCATTCAACCTGCTCGACGTGCTGATGCAAATGGACTGGATTACCCGCTGGATCAAGGAGTCGGTCTACGACATCCCCAAACTGCAACAACTTCTTGAGCCGACGACCGACAACGATCATGCCCCGGGAGATTTGCAGCAGCACCTCACCAAACTGCGCGCCGAGACGCTCCAGTGCGCAGTAACACCACAAGAGTTGGCAGCATTGTCATTGCCGGAAAATATCAGCTGGCGCACAACGCTGGCTCGAACCCTGCTCGATACAACAGGCCTGGTGAAAGCTTTCGCATCGGCAATCAATGACGATGTTCCACAGAAGCTGGCCGCTGAGCTGGACAACGTCGTCGATGCGTTAAAGCTGGATGCCAACTCCGGCAAAAACCTGAAGCTCCAGGCCGACTGCAAGCAGAAACTCAAACGCCTTCTACTACTGGCCCATGATCGACAGCAGCATCTGATCGAGAAGTTTTTGCAGGAAACCACTCTGCTGCCCATGAATTGTGCAAAGGGGGTGTTGGTTTGGGCGCAAACCTCTGTACACCAGGTCCTCGTCGCTGCTCTGCAAACAGAAGAACCACTCAACCTTCACAAGATACTGCGTCCGGTTTTACGCCACGCCGAGGCCGCTGTCCGACTGCAATTGAGCAACAGGGCTTTGCGCGTGTTCCTGCACCGCCCGCACTTGCTGGATAAGCAGAACACAGCACTGACACTGACGCTCAGCAGCCTGTACCTGCTCGATCGTTTCAACCATTGCAGGGTGACCTACCAGCAGACAGAGGAAAGCCTTCTGAGCTACCTGGAATTCGCCAACGACTCCGCTTCCACAACACCCGCCATCAATGACCGCCTGGCCCAGCTTCTGAACTGGACGACGACTGAGGTCACCGTACTGACCGCGCGGCTGGATCTTGCAAAGGCCCGAACAATGAAGGACATCGATTGGGTCATGCGCTGCCATAAAACCTGCAAAGCCACAGGGCTTGGCGCAGCCGCCCTGCTCAATGCCACGGCGCTCAAAAACGACAGCCCGGCCACGGCCTGGAAAACGGTCGGTGAAGCGGTCATGGCGGCCAGTCACTGA
- a CDS encoding LysE family translocator — MDASVKLKENAVFPINIWLAYTAACLLLVLAPGPDNLLAVGRGLSQGKIAAIVSGMASGAGILFHVATASLGLTLLMQTSAVAFWVIKLIGAGYLLWLGIKVLRSRSLISFQPATRQSLPSIFLTGLLSAALNPKPGFFVLAFIPQFVDPQRGSVSVQMLVYGIWFAALTAVGFALMGVFASALSRFLRQRPRLVNGLNVGAGLTFVASGVSIAALSQK; from the coding sequence ATGGATGCCTCGGTGAAGCTTAAGGAGAATGCCGTGTTTCCGATCAATATTTGGCTTGCCTATACTGCCGCGTGCTTGCTGTTGGTACTCGCACCAGGCCCGGACAATCTGCTGGCCGTAGGCCGAGGACTCAGTCAGGGCAAGATAGCCGCTATCGTATCGGGCATGGCATCTGGGGCGGGAATTCTCTTTCATGTGGCAACCGCTTCGCTAGGGCTGACTTTGCTTATGCAGACGTCCGCAGTTGCCTTCTGGGTCATCAAGCTCATCGGTGCAGGTTATCTACTTTGGCTTGGCATAAAAGTCCTGCGCTCTCGTAGCCTGATCAGCTTCCAGCCAGCGACTCGGCAATCACTGCCGAGCATTTTCCTCACAGGATTACTCTCGGCAGCACTCAATCCGAAGCCTGGGTTTTTCGTCCTTGCGTTCATCCCGCAGTTCGTCGACCCACAACGCGGCTCAGTGAGCGTGCAGATGCTGGTGTACGGCATATGGTTCGCCGCACTTACGGCAGTGGGATTCGCACTGATGGGCGTATTTGCCTCTGCACTGTCCCGATTCTTGCGTCAGAGGCCACGACTGGTAAATGGCCTGAACGTAGGGGCAGGACTCACCTTCGTTGCTTCTGGAGTATCGATAGCGGCACTCAGCCAAAAATAG
- a CDS encoding histidine phosphatase family protein, whose amino-acid sequence MELRLSLFGVKRSIDLSRLARYRNAAVIVASLLLVIPLTVWLLRPAAVPDLAHGNVTGARALAAGWAKGDMIVLVRHVERCDHSTAACLIGNDGITDRSRSVAASVGARFEHLGLGRADIYNSPIIRAAQTSSYMFNKVGVGEDWLINCKGTMLRDALAHKVAGRNLILVTHSECMAQLEKDLKLPTATLGYGASLFISAEKPQAPRMLGSIEASDWHSVSTE is encoded by the coding sequence GTGGAATTGAGACTGAGTCTGTTCGGGGTAAAACGCTCGATCGATCTGAGCCGCTTGGCCCGTTATCGAAACGCAGCGGTCATCGTGGCCTCGCTGCTGCTGGTGATTCCCCTGACCGTGTGGCTACTGCGACCCGCCGCTGTCCCGGACCTGGCCCATGGCAATGTGACGGGGGCCCGCGCGTTGGCTGCCGGCTGGGCCAAGGGCGACATGATCGTGCTGGTGCGTCACGTCGAGCGCTGCGATCACTCCACCGCAGCCTGCCTGATTGGTAACGATGGCATTACGGATCGCTCACGCAGCGTGGCGGCGAGTGTCGGCGCGCGGTTTGAACATCTGGGCCTGGGCAGAGCCGACATCTATAACAGTCCGATCATCCGTGCGGCACAGACCTCGAGTTACATGTTCAACAAGGTCGGCGTCGGCGAAGACTGGTTGATCAACTGCAAGGGCACCATGTTGCGCGATGCCCTGGCACATAAAGTGGCCGGGCGTAACCTGATTCTGGTGACCCACAGCGAGTGCATGGCGCAACTCGAAAAAGACCTCAAGCTGCCAACTGCTACGCTCGGCTACGGCGCCTCTCTGTTTATCTCCGCTGAAAAACCTCAGGCACCACGCATGCTCGGTTCCATTGAAGCCTCTGACTGGCATTCGGTGAGCACCGAATGA
- a CDS encoding phosphatase PAP2 family protein: protein MLTSSRYRFYWVNFGIPLACAVVVFLLFDMTKIDIAFSDLFYDPVTQVFPLEHVRLFEQITHKWARIIPNWTGEVAIIGALLSFLWPRLKAEKHSKIIAFLEKIKVAPVLRFATKHRRDFLYVVFAFSISTGVIHYLKGHTSVYCPVETTQYAGKIEHKEWYQNFDLLKVAGDGRCWPGGHASGGFTMLALYFVARRYRWRYAKAVMYGSLLLGFVYGTTRVLQGWHYMSHTFWAGIFVWLTCLLTALAFYGRARLELPLLQKDALPVVEPFTGLQSGKPDVPASW, encoded by the coding sequence ATGCTGACTTCTTCCCGTTACCGCTTTTACTGGGTGAACTTTGGTATTCCACTGGCCTGCGCGGTCGTGGTGTTCCTGCTGTTTGACATGACTAAAATCGACATCGCCTTCAGCGATCTTTTTTATGATCCGGTGACCCAAGTGTTCCCGTTGGAGCATGTCCGTCTGTTCGAGCAGATCACCCATAAATGGGCGCGGATCATCCCGAACTGGACTGGTGAGGTCGCGATCATCGGTGCCTTGCTGTCGTTTCTCTGGCCGCGATTGAAGGCTGAAAAGCATTCGAAGATCATCGCGTTCCTGGAAAAAATCAAAGTTGCGCCGGTACTTCGGTTCGCTACCAAACACCGTCGGGACTTCCTGTATGTGGTGTTCGCGTTTTCCATCAGTACCGGCGTTATCCACTACCTCAAGGGCCACACCAGTGTGTATTGCCCGGTCGAAACAACCCAGTACGCCGGGAAAATCGAACACAAGGAGTGGTACCAGAACTTCGACCTGCTGAAAGTCGCCGGCGACGGTCGCTGCTGGCCGGGTGGGCATGCGTCGGGCGGCTTCACGATGCTCGCGCTGTACTTCGTGGCTCGCCGCTACCGCTGGCGGTACGCCAAAGCGGTGATGTACGGCTCGCTGCTGCTCGGTTTCGTCTACGGCACGACACGGGTTCTACAAGGCTGGCACTACATGTCCCACACCTTCTGGGCCGGGATCTTCGTGTGGCTGACGTGTTTGCTGACAGCATTGGCGTTCTATGGGCGGGCGCGGCTGGAGCTGCCGTTGTTGCAGAAGGATGCGCTCCCCGTCGTTGAGCCGTTTACAGGGTTACAAAGTGGTAAGCCTGACGTCCCAGCTTCATGGTGA
- a CDS encoding GNAT family N-acetyltransferase, whose amino-acid sequence MELALTVGTHTLRLSAPDPEWCKALQHALNASFTAHCEFLPWAKPYTTEDEARSFLARAVEEFKSETGERRLFIVDDTAHAIIGCIGLKPRRRSRYVVGYWVNTEYSGKGYMRTALEALIKSMPGFTFYLTIASANVASQRLAEATGFGLIRRCYQRPCLQPHEEQDTYLYRLK is encoded by the coding sequence ATGGAGCTTGCGCTGACGGTGGGCACTCACACATTGAGATTGAGCGCCCCTGACCCCGAATGGTGTAAAGCGTTGCAGCACGCGCTGAATGCCAGTTTTACCGCCCATTGCGAATTTCTACCCTGGGCCAAACCCTACACCACCGAGGACGAGGCCCGATCGTTCCTCGCACGGGCGGTCGAAGAATTCAAAAGCGAAACCGGTGAGCGGCGGCTGTTCATCGTCGACGATACCGCGCACGCGATCATCGGCTGCATTGGCTTGAAGCCCCGGCGCCGTAGCCGATATGTCGTTGGCTACTGGGTCAATACCGAGTATTCGGGCAAGGGCTATATGCGCACGGCGCTTGAAGCGTTGATTAAAAGCATGCCCGGTTTCACGTTTTACCTGACCATCGCCTCGGCCAATGTGGCGAGCCAGCGACTGGCCGAAGCGACTGGTTTTGGTTTGATCAGAAGGTGTTATCAGAGGCCTTGTTTGCAGCCGCATGAGGAGCAGGATACGTATTTGTATCGGTTGAAATGA
- a CDS encoding DUF6124 family protein, which produces MKKITLHLVENPATSAPETLDPTQRPHTTERTVSARRRNPNRNIFSVRPDVDTTTLLAHASETLASLNVMTLDFANQLEGSQRNVALALQQLTMLTELLVNRARENLDPNGSVAVGKPPVFH; this is translated from the coding sequence ATGAAAAAAATCACCCTGCATTTAGTTGAAAATCCGGCCACTTCAGCCCCTGAAACCCTCGACCCAACCCAACGTCCCCACACCACCGAACGCACCGTCAGCGCCCGCCGGCGCAACCCGAACAGGAACATCTTCAGCGTCCGCCCCGACGTCGATACGACCACCCTGCTCGCTCATGCCAGCGAGACCCTGGCGTCCCTCAACGTCATGACTTTGGACTTTGCCAACCAACTCGAAGGCTCGCAGCGCAATGTGGCGCTGGCTCTTCAGCAGTTGACAATGTTGACCGAGCTTTTGGTCAACCGAGCGCGGGAGAACCTCGATCCGAACGGGTCGGTGGCCGTGGGCAAGCCTCCCGTTTTTCACTGA
- a CDS encoding methyl-accepting chemotaxis protein — translation MTATVQEVARNAEEASRAAAAADGEAREGDKVVNEAIAQIERLASEVERSTEAMSVLQKESDKIGSVMDVIKAVAEQTNLLALNAAIEAARAGEAGRGFAVVADEVRGLAQRTQKSTEEIEGLVAGLQNGTQQVSAVMNNSRTLTDSSVALTRKAGVSLENITRTVSNIQSMNQQIAAAAEQQSAVAEEISRSIINVRDVSEQTAAASDETAASSVELARLGNQLQMMVSHFRV, via the coding sequence ATGACGGCCACCGTGCAGGAAGTCGCACGCAACGCCGAAGAAGCCTCCCGGGCCGCAGCCGCCGCTGACGGCGAAGCTCGCGAAGGCGACAAAGTGGTCAACGAAGCCATCGCCCAGATCGAACGCCTGGCCAGCGAAGTGGAGCGCTCCACCGAAGCCATGAGCGTGTTGCAGAAGGAAAGCGACAAGATCGGCAGCGTCATGGACGTGATCAAGGCCGTGGCCGAACAGACCAACCTGCTGGCCCTCAACGCCGCCATCGAAGCCGCTCGCGCCGGTGAAGCCGGTCGTGGTTTTGCCGTGGTGGCCGACGAAGTCCGTGGCCTGGCGCAGCGTACGCAGAAATCCACCGAGGAAATCGAAGGCCTGGTGGCCGGCTTGCAGAACGGCACTCAACAAGTGTCGGCGGTGATGAACAACAGCCGCACCCTGACCGACAGCAGCGTGGCGCTGACCCGCAAGGCTGGCGTATCACTGGAAAACATCACCCGCACGGTGTCCAACATCCAGTCGATGAACCAGCAGATCGCCGCCGCCGCCGAGCAACAAAGCGCCGTGGCCGAAGAGATCAGCCGCAGCATCATCAACGTCCGCGACGTGTCCGAACAGACCGCCGCCGCCAGCGACGAAACCGCTGCGTCCAGTGTTGAACTGGCGCGGCTGGGCAATCAGTTGCAGATGATGGTGAGTCACTTCCGGGTATAA